A single window of Streptomyces cathayae DNA harbors:
- a CDS encoding GAF domain-containing protein — MSYDPPRPAGRLLLTPEDKEAPARTLRLRRLGLGERPEPLLDAFAYGLSELTGAAYAMVNFLGEEGQFFAGLHAPAVAPVVRGDGTGALLGRTLPRDHGFCPHVVARRKALALGDVSDYPRFAGNPVVDEFGVRSYLGAPLIDSTGMVLGTVSVSDIQPRAWGQAGLTAIKEQAADLVVRLDRGESDRPVW; from the coding sequence ATGAGCTACGACCCGCCCCGCCCGGCCGGTCGTCTGCTGCTCACCCCCGAGGACAAGGAGGCGCCGGCCCGCACCCTGCGGCTGCGCCGGCTGGGTCTGGGCGAACGCCCCGAGCCCCTGCTCGACGCCTTCGCGTACGGACTCTCCGAACTCACCGGGGCGGCGTACGCCATGGTCAACTTCCTGGGGGAGGAAGGGCAGTTCTTCGCCGGTCTGCACGCCCCGGCGGTCGCGCCCGTCGTCCGCGGCGACGGCACCGGCGCCCTGCTGGGCCGGACACTGCCCCGCGACCACGGCTTCTGCCCCCATGTGGTGGCCCGGCGCAAGGCACTGGCCCTGGGGGACGTGAGCGACTATCCGCGGTTCGCGGGCAATCCGGTCGTGGACGAGTTCGGGGTGCGCTCCTACCTGGGCGCCCCGCTCATCGACAGCACCGGCATGGTGCTGGGCACCGTGTCGGTCTCCGACATCCAGCCACGGGCCTGGGGACAGGCGGGGCTCACCGCCATCAAGGAACAGGCCGCGGATCTCGTCGTACGGCTCGACCGCGGGGAGAGCGACAGACCGGTGTGGTGA
- a CDS encoding LysR family transcriptional regulator — MIEARRLHILRAVADHRTVTAAAAALYLTPSAVSQQLTALEQETGHRLVERSAKGVRLTPAGEILLDHTHAVLAQLERAAAELAAYSSGAAGTLTVASFATGIAQVVVPALVRLAATAPGIRIHVQDAEGDASLPMLLDRQIDVAVAVEYRGAPSAGDPRLTHVPLYAEPFDAVVPVTHRLADLPEVPLAELAKDPWIGPYPGNPCHDVIVLACENAGFQPRLEHTSDDFRAVVALASADVGVALVPRSALRGTDLTGVVVRPVDGVAPTRRVFAAVRRGAEEHPLIRPVLDALSEAAAAP; from the coding sequence ATGATCGAGGCACGGCGGCTCCACATCCTGCGTGCGGTGGCCGACCACCGTACGGTCACGGCGGCGGCCGCCGCGCTGTACCTGACCCCCTCGGCCGTGTCCCAGCAACTCACCGCGCTGGAGCAGGAGACCGGCCACCGGCTGGTGGAGCGCAGCGCCAAGGGGGTACGGCTGACACCGGCCGGCGAAATCCTGCTCGACCACACCCATGCGGTCCTCGCCCAGCTGGAGCGGGCCGCGGCCGAACTCGCCGCCTACAGTTCGGGCGCGGCCGGCACCCTCACCGTGGCCTCCTTCGCGACCGGGATCGCCCAGGTCGTCGTGCCCGCCCTGGTCCGCCTCGCCGCCACGGCACCGGGTATCCGCATCCACGTCCAGGACGCCGAGGGCGACGCCAGCCTGCCGATGCTGCTGGACCGGCAGATCGACGTCGCCGTGGCCGTGGAGTACCGGGGAGCGCCGTCCGCCGGCGACCCGCGGCTGACCCACGTGCCGCTGTACGCGGAGCCCTTCGACGCGGTCGTCCCCGTCACCCACCGGCTGGCCGACCTGCCCGAGGTGCCGCTCGCCGAGCTGGCCAAGGACCCGTGGATCGGCCCCTACCCCGGCAACCCCTGCCATGACGTAATCGTCCTGGCCTGCGAGAACGCCGGATTCCAGCCCCGCCTCGAGCACACTTCGGACGACTTCCGCGCGGTGGTGGCGCTGGCCTCGGCGGACGTGGGGGTCGCCCTGGTCCCGCGCTCGGCGCTGCGCGGCACGGACCTGACGGGCGTCGTCGTCCGCCCCGTCGACGGTGTGGCACCCACCCGCCGGGTCTTCGCCGCCGTACGCCGGGGAGCCGAGGAACACCCGCTGATCCGGCCCGTACTGGACGCGCTGAGCGAGGCCGCCGCAGCACCGTAG
- a CDS encoding PP2C family protein-serine/threonine phosphatase, with translation MAHNPWQRWERGRTGGGMVARSQQRVLDRHRLRHLLDAVGAVSTDMDTRTVLRRIVEAAADLVAARYGALGVLDESGKVIDLITVGIDDPRLCAAMGLPQGHGLLHTMVDDREPLRVADVAGHPRAAGFPPGHPVMRTLLGVPLMVRGTVYGDLYVADKRDGTLFDDDDEGLLTALASAAGVSLENARLYEQLRRAAEHFQRRMLPVLPDLAPLTAAARYEPASELPRLGGDWYDAMALPDGAICVVVGDVTGHDVEAAPLMGQIRNMLRALAFDRGGPPALVVSRLDHALTMFEDPPTATLVFGRIERTGGAGGGYTFGWSNAGHLPPLLVGADGGTRYLAPARHGIPVGIEASVPRFSHELPLPPGSTLLLFTDGLVERRDQDIDTGLAELAEQAARLATAPLEELCDALISRSRQVFDDDVALLALRIPSDGPAR, from the coding sequence ATGGCGCACAACCCGTGGCAGCGATGGGAGCGGGGCCGGACCGGGGGCGGCATGGTCGCGCGATCGCAGCAGCGTGTTCTGGACCGGCACCGGTTGCGGCACCTGCTGGACGCGGTCGGGGCGGTCAGCACCGACATGGATACCCGCACTGTGCTGCGCCGCATCGTGGAAGCGGCCGCCGACCTCGTCGCCGCGCGCTATGGGGCGCTGGGCGTGCTCGACGAGAGCGGAAAGGTCATCGACCTGATCACCGTGGGCATCGACGATCCGCGGCTGTGCGCTGCGATGGGTCTGCCGCAGGGCCACGGCCTGTTGCACACCATGGTGGACGACCGGGAGCCGTTGCGGGTGGCGGATGTGGCCGGGCATCCTCGTGCAGCCGGTTTTCCGCCCGGGCATCCGGTCATGCGGACTCTGCTGGGCGTTCCGCTCATGGTGCGCGGCACGGTCTACGGTGACCTCTACGTCGCCGACAAGAGGGACGGCACGCTTTTCGATGACGACGACGAGGGCCTGCTGACGGCCCTGGCCAGTGCCGCGGGCGTCAGTCTCGAGAACGCCCGTCTGTACGAGCAGCTCAGACGGGCCGCCGAGCACTTCCAGCGCCGCATGCTGCCCGTACTTCCCGACCTTGCGCCGCTGACGGCCGCCGCCCGCTACGAGCCCGCCTCCGAGCTGCCCAGGCTGGGCGGGGACTGGTACGACGCCATGGCCCTGCCGGACGGCGCCATCTGTGTCGTGGTGGGCGACGTGACCGGCCACGACGTGGAGGCCGCCCCGCTGATGGGGCAGATCCGCAACATGCTGCGGGCGCTCGCCTTCGACCGGGGTGGGCCGCCCGCCCTGGTCGTGTCCCGGCTGGACCACGCCCTGACGATGTTCGAGGATCCGCCGACGGCCACCCTGGTGTTCGGCCGCATCGAGCGCACCGGTGGAGCGGGCGGGGGGTACACGTTCGGCTGGAGCAACGCGGGGCATCTGCCGCCGCTGCTGGTCGGCGCGGACGGCGGCACCCGCTACCTGGCACCCGCCCGTCACGGGATCCCGGTGGGGATCGAGGCGTCCGTCCCCCGGTTCAGCCACGAACTCCCCCTCCCGCCCGGCAGCACCCTGCTGCTGTTCACCGACGGACTGGTCGAGCGCCGCGACCAGGACATCGACACGGGACTGGCCGAGCTGGCCGAGCAGGCCGCCCGCCTGGCCACGGCCCCGCTGGAGGAGCTGTGCGACGCTCTGATCAGCCGGAGCCGACAGGTGTTCGACGACGACGTCGCCCTGCTCGCCCTGCGCATCCCCTCGGACGGCCCGGCACGGTGA
- a CDS encoding roadblock/LC7 domain-containing protein yields the protein MASDAPTAHVSDLDWLMSGLVQRVPHTSSAVLLSCDGLVKSVHGLDADSADHMAALASGLYSLGRSAGIRFGDGGDVRQVVVELDSTLLFVSTAGSGTCLAVLAGREADAAVLGYEMAMLVKSVRPYLMTAPRQPAAEPPVMRP from the coding sequence ATGGCGAGCGATGCGCCGACCGCCCACGTGTCCGATCTCGACTGGCTGATGAGCGGCCTCGTACAACGGGTACCGCACACGTCGAGTGCCGTGCTGCTCTCCTGCGACGGGCTGGTGAAGTCCGTGCACGGCCTCGACGCGGACAGCGCCGACCACATGGCCGCCCTGGCCTCCGGCCTCTACTCGCTCGGCCGCAGCGCCGGCATCCGCTTCGGCGACGGCGGCGACGTCCGGCAGGTCGTCGTCGAACTCGACTCGACCCTGCTGTTCGTCTCCACCGCCGGTTCCGGCACCTGCCTCGCGGTGCTGGCCGGCCGCGAGGCCGACGCGGCGGTGCTCGGCTACGAGATGGCGATGCTGGTCAAGAGCGTCCGGCCGTATCTGATGACCGCTCCCCGGCAGCCCGCCGCCGAACCCCCGGTGATGAGGCCTTGA
- a CDS encoding MmcQ/YjbR family DNA-binding protein, whose amino-acid sequence MPDAEDVRRIALSLPDTTEKIAWSMPTFRVAGKMFATLPEDETSIAVRCPKEERDELALAEPEKFWIADHEAQSAWVRVRLTALDGEDELRDVLADSWRQAAPPRLLEEHPRLGLPSMG is encoded by the coding sequence ATGCCGGATGCCGAAGACGTACGACGGATCGCCCTGTCCCTGCCGGACACCACGGAGAAGATCGCCTGGAGCATGCCCACGTTCCGGGTCGCGGGAAAGATGTTCGCCACCCTGCCCGAGGACGAGACCTCCATCGCCGTGCGCTGCCCCAAGGAGGAGCGCGACGAACTGGCCCTCGCCGAACCGGAGAAGTTCTGGATCGCGGACCACGAGGCGCAGTCCGCCTGGGTCAGGGTCCGCCTCACCGCCCTCGACGGCGAGGACGAACTGCGCGACGTCCTCGCCGACTCCTGGCGCCAGGCGGCCCCGCCCCGGCTGCTCGAGGAACACCCCCGGCTGGGGCTGCCGTCCATGGGCTGA
- a CDS encoding sensor histidine kinase, protein MHGSRAPASRTDRREGGRHGRPPSRPAPELPETQLRPQLLRLAVLPPVAVALSACAAVLFTVRSTGVRPGATLWSVLGGAGSVALAGIVVAAVAADRAARSVHERVESLRRSTARREADLGGLVDALRRGEGPPPRGQRDRTPEDADDFDLLAADLSRAHDGAVTAVVQASQLSSQAGSEQKLEVFVNLARRLQSLVHREISLLDEMENEIEDPDLLKGLFHVDHLATRIRRHAENLAVLGGAVSRRQWSNPVPMTEVLRSAIAEVEQYSRVKLVPPIDGTLRGHAVADVIHLLAELVENATLYSAPHTQVLLRAGLVTSGLAVEVEDRGLGMPMGEQERMNALLADPDQVNVASLLADGRIGLFVVSQLAKRHGIHVRLQSNIYGGVQAVLVVPQALLGAEPWVAGQSMGQPREIDAVPDAEYGGGPTPRTGHPVPAPGGVPLSGPAGYGAGPLPDPRAGAGPGPLQGPGAPRHPVPHTAGPRSHRRDRTAVPAPSPPDGVAPPLPLRGARAVRANPAEAAPGVNPDDRRTLAENGAGSAPLTPRDGTVHGSTDKPRLPRRRAQEHLVPQLRDGPAPRQETEHVAGHDPHLVAAFQRGVSLAETQQPTDADDMGRDDMGRPDNTGEHMVGDPTASVSLPSMLPTRPMDAYPMDPLPTTQPRAMEPHTMESHTTEAHHVPAVSREMRGAHDGVPAPRTDHTARDDGSAPAG, encoded by the coding sequence ATGCACGGCTCCCGCGCTCCGGCCTCCCGCACGGACCGGAGGGAGGGCGGACGGCACGGACGCCCGCCCTCCCGGCCCGCCCCCGAGCTCCCCGAGACGCAGTTACGGCCCCAGCTGCTGAGGCTCGCCGTGCTGCCGCCCGTCGCGGTCGCCCTCAGCGCCTGCGCGGCCGTGCTGTTCACGGTCCGCTCCACCGGGGTACGACCCGGTGCCACGCTGTGGAGCGTGCTCGGCGGCGCGGGGTCGGTGGCCCTGGCCGGCATCGTCGTCGCCGCCGTGGCCGCCGACCGAGCCGCCCGCTCCGTGCACGAGCGGGTGGAGAGCCTGCGCCGGAGCACGGCCCGGCGCGAGGCCGACCTGGGTGGCCTGGTGGACGCCCTGCGCCGGGGGGAGGGACCGCCACCCCGGGGGCAGCGCGACAGGACGCCGGAGGACGCCGACGACTTCGACCTGCTCGCCGCCGACCTGTCCCGGGCGCACGACGGTGCCGTCACCGCCGTCGTGCAGGCGTCCCAGCTCTCCAGCCAGGCGGGCAGCGAACAGAAACTCGAGGTGTTCGTCAACCTGGCCCGGCGCCTGCAGTCCCTGGTGCACCGCGAGATCTCCCTCCTCGACGAGATGGAGAACGAGATCGAGGACCCCGACCTGCTCAAGGGCCTCTTCCACGTCGACCACCTCGCCACCCGCATCCGCCGCCACGCCGAGAACCTCGCCGTGCTCGGCGGGGCCGTCTCCCGGCGGCAGTGGAGCAACCCCGTCCCCATGACCGAGGTGCTGCGCTCGGCCATCGCCGAGGTCGAGCAGTACTCGCGGGTCAAACTCGTCCCGCCGATCGACGGCACCCTGCGCGGGCACGCCGTCGCCGACGTCATCCACCTGCTGGCCGAACTCGTCGAGAACGCCACGCTGTACTCCGCCCCGCACACCCAGGTGCTACTCCGCGCCGGCCTCGTCACCTCCGGGCTCGCCGTCGAGGTCGAGGACCGCGGGCTCGGCATGCCCATGGGCGAGCAGGAGCGGATGAACGCCCTGCTCGCCGACCCGGACCAGGTCAATGTGGCCAGCCTGCTGGCCGACGGACGCATCGGCCTGTTCGTGGTCTCGCAGCTCGCGAAGCGCCACGGCATCCATGTCCGGCTGCAGAGCAACATCTACGGCGGAGTGCAGGCCGTGCTCGTCGTGCCGCAGGCACTGCTGGGCGCCGAGCCGTGGGTCGCGGGGCAGAGCATGGGACAACCGCGAGAGATCGACGCGGTGCCGGACGCGGAGTACGGCGGCGGGCCGACGCCCCGGACCGGGCACCCGGTACCCGCGCCCGGAGGCGTCCCGCTGTCCGGGCCCGCCGGGTACGGGGCCGGCCCGCTGCCCGATCCGCGGGCGGGCGCCGGACCCGGACCGCTGCAGGGACCCGGGGCGCCCCGCCACCCGGTGCCGCACACCGCGGGACCACGCTCGCACCGCCGCGACCGGACCGCCGTTCCGGCCCCGTCGCCCCCCGACGGCGTGGCGCCACCCCTGCCGCTGCGCGGCGCCCGCGCGGTACGGGCCAACCCGGCCGAGGCGGCTCCCGGCGTCAACCCCGACGACCGGCGGACCCTCGCGGAGAACGGGGCGGGGTCCGCTCCCCTCACCCCGCGCGACGGCACGGTGCACGGCAGCACGGACAAACCCCGACTGCCCCGCCGCCGCGCCCAGGAACACCTCGTGCCCCAGCTCCGCGACGGTCCCGCACCGCGTCAGGAGACCGAGCACGTCGCCGGTCACGATCCCCACCTGGTGGCGGCCTTCCAACGGGGCGTCAGTCTCGCCGAAACCCAACAGCCCACCGACGCCGACGACATGGGGCGCGACGACATGGGGCGCCCCGACAACACCGGCGAGCACATGGTGGGCGACCCCACGGCGTCCGTGTCCCTGCCGTCCATGCTGCCGACACGGCCCATGGACGCCTACCCCATGGACCCGCTCCCCACCACGCAGCCCCGTGCCATGGAACCCCACACCATGGAGTCCCACACCACGGAGGCACACCATGTGCCCGCGGTGTCCCGGGAAATGCGTGGTGCCCATGACGGGGTGCCCGCGCCCCGCACCGACCACACCGCCCGGGACGACGGGAGTGCACCCGCCGGATGA
- a CDS encoding DUF742 domain-containing protein, which translates to MATAGDGPWLDDAAGRLVRPFTVSDGRTRPTVELDLMSQVMATGATPFGYLGPEHAQALDLCRAPLPVAEVAAHLKLPVAVTKVLLADLVDCGGLTTKPPVFAHNPTDRALLEAVLDGLRRQL; encoded by the coding sequence GTGGCGACGGCCGGCGACGGCCCCTGGCTGGACGACGCGGCCGGGCGGCTGGTGCGCCCCTTCACCGTCAGCGACGGCCGGACCCGCCCCACCGTCGAACTCGACCTGATGTCACAGGTGATGGCCACCGGGGCCACCCCTTTCGGCTACCTCGGACCCGAGCACGCGCAGGCGCTCGACCTGTGCCGCGCGCCCCTCCCGGTCGCCGAGGTCGCCGCCCATCTCAAGCTGCCGGTGGCCGTCACCAAGGTGCTGCTGGCGGACCTCGTCGACTGCGGGGGGCTCACCACCAAGCCCCCCGTGTTCGCCCACAACCCGACGGACCGGGCCCTTCTGGAGGCAGTGCTCGATGGACTACGACGACAGCTCTGA
- a CDS encoding MBL fold metallo-hydrolase, which produces MAGFRSQSSGLRALRPAAFGADPSGERMARIRRSPHYRDGVFQNPGGPTRPRSEGSARDLAKSYFDRETRYHRAPRGTVPVHSTTLADLARPPATGLRLTWMGHSSVLTEIDGQRVLFDPVWGERCSPFPFVGPRRLHPVPLPLAALGPVDVVVISHDHYDHLDLPTVKALAGTDTLFAVPLGVGAHLEHWGVSADRLRELDWHEATRVGGLTLTATPARHFCGRGLRNTQHTLWASWVVAGAEHRVYHSGDTGYFDGFQDIGADHGPFDATMIQIGAYSDFWPKGGLDPIPGPGSWPEIHMNPAEGVQAHLDLQRGRPDGVFLPIHWGTFNLAPHPWAEPGEWTMAAADAVGQPAAFPVPGLPFEPAGELPTKTWWRDVGHVPHHKWPLPDPVTDASAAVHEDLDLVGED; this is translated from the coding sequence GTGGCCGGTTTCCGTTCCCAGAGCTCCGGGCTCCGTGCGCTACGGCCCGCGGCCTTCGGCGCGGACCCGAGCGGGGAGCGCATGGCGCGCATCCGCAGATCCCCGCACTACCGGGACGGGGTGTTCCAGAACCCCGGGGGACCCACCCGGCCCCGGTCCGAGGGCTCGGCCCGGGACCTGGCGAAGAGCTACTTCGACAGGGAGACCCGGTACCACCGCGCGCCGCGCGGCACCGTGCCGGTGCACTCCACCACCCTCGCCGACCTGGCCCGCCCGCCGGCCACCGGGCTGCGTCTCACCTGGATGGGCCACTCCAGCGTGCTCACGGAGATCGACGGTCAGCGGGTCCTGTTCGACCCCGTGTGGGGCGAGCGCTGCTCCCCGTTCCCCTTCGTCGGGCCCCGGCGGCTGCACCCGGTGCCCCTGCCGCTGGCCGCGCTCGGCCCGGTCGACGTCGTGGTGATCTCGCACGACCACTACGACCACCTGGACCTGCCCACCGTCAAGGCACTGGCCGGCACGGACACGCTGTTCGCCGTGCCGCTCGGGGTGGGTGCCCATCTGGAGCACTGGGGCGTGTCCGCCGACCGGCTGCGCGAACTGGACTGGCACGAGGCGACGCGGGTCGGCGGGCTCACCCTCACGGCCACCCCGGCCCGCCATTTCTGCGGCCGGGGACTGCGCAACACCCAGCACACCCTGTGGGCCTCCTGGGTCGTGGCGGGTGCGGAGCACCGCGTGTACCACAGCGGTGACACCGGCTACTTCGACGGCTTCCAGGACATCGGCGCCGACCACGGCCCGTTCGACGCGACGATGATCCAGATCGGCGCGTACTCGGACTTCTGGCCCAAGGGCGGGCTGGACCCGATCCCGGGACCCGGTTCCTGGCCCGAGATCCACATGAACCCGGCCGAGGGCGTCCAGGCCCATCTGGACCTGCAGAGAGGCCGCCCGGACGGTGTCTTCCTGCCGATCCACTGGGGCACCTTCAACCTGGCGCCGCATCCCTGGGCGGAGCCCGGCGAATGGACGATGGCGGCCGCCGACGCGGTCGGTCAGCCCGCCGCCTTCCCCGTCCCGGGCCTGCCGTTCGAGCCCGCGGGAGAGCTGCCGACGAAGACGTGGTGGCGGGACGTGGGACACGTCCCGCACCACAAGTGGCCGCTGCCCGACCCTGTCACGGACGCCTCCGCCGCCGTCCACGAGGACCTGGACCTGGTGGGAGAGGACTGA
- a CDS encoding GTP-binding protein encodes MDYDDSSDRGTGTDPFPTALKILVAGGFGVGKTTFVGAVSEIAPLSTEELLTTVSAATDRLDGIENKVETTVAMDFGRITLDPEHVLYLFGTPGQERFWFMWDELCEGALGAVVIADTRRLEECFAAVDFFEQRGLDFVIAVNEFDGAFRYDPQEVRAALDLTDEIPVVCCDARISSSGVRTLLTLVRHLLAHAPAPATGYGAHM; translated from the coding sequence ATGGACTACGACGACAGCTCTGACCGCGGCACCGGCACCGACCCGTTCCCCACCGCGCTCAAGATCCTCGTGGCGGGCGGCTTCGGCGTGGGCAAGACCACCTTCGTCGGCGCGGTCAGCGAGATCGCGCCGCTCAGCACGGAGGAACTGCTCACCACGGTCAGTGCCGCCACCGACCGGCTCGACGGAATCGAGAACAAGGTCGAGACGACCGTGGCGATGGACTTCGGCCGTATCACCCTGGACCCGGAGCATGTGCTGTACCTGTTCGGCACACCGGGCCAGGAGCGGTTCTGGTTCATGTGGGACGAGCTCTGCGAGGGCGCCCTCGGCGCGGTCGTCATCGCCGACACCCGGCGCCTGGAGGAGTGCTTCGCCGCCGTCGACTTCTTCGAGCAGCGTGGCCTCGACTTCGTCATCGCCGTCAACGAGTTCGACGGAGCCTTCCGCTACGACCCCCAGGAGGTGCGCGCCGCCCTGGACCTGACCGACGAGATCCCCGTCGTGTGCTGCGACGCCCGGATCTCCAGTTCGGGCGTCCGGACCCTGCTGACCCTGGTACGCCACCTCCTCGCCCACGCCCCGGCCCCCGCCACGGGGTATGGCGCCCACATGTGA
- the tdh gene encoding L-threonine 3-dehydrogenase, with protein MKALVKEKAEPGLWLADVPEPAVGPGDVLIKVLRTGICGTDLHIRSWDGWARQTISAPLVLGHEFVGEVVETGRDVDEIKTGDRVSGEGHLVCGKCRNCLAGRRHLCRATVGLGVGRDGAFAEYVVLPATNVWVHRVPVDLDVAAIFDPFGNAVHTALSFPLVGEDVLITGAGPIGLMAAAVARHAGARHVMITDISEERLELARKIGVSLALNVGESAIADGQQILGLREGFDVGLEMSGRPEAMRDMIANMTHGGRIAMLGLPAEEFPVDWARIVTSMITLKGIYGREMFETWYAMSVLLEGGLDLAPVITGRYSHRDFEAAFEDAASGRGGKIILDWTS; from the coding sequence TTGAAGGCGCTCGTCAAGGAGAAGGCCGAACCCGGGCTGTGGCTCGCGGACGTTCCCGAGCCGGCCGTCGGGCCCGGGGACGTACTGATCAAGGTGCTGCGCACCGGTATCTGCGGCACCGACCTGCACATCCGGTCCTGGGACGGCTGGGCCCGCCAGACGATCAGCGCTCCGCTGGTCCTCGGGCACGAATTCGTCGGCGAGGTCGTCGAGACGGGCCGGGACGTCGACGAGATCAAGACCGGCGACCGGGTCAGCGGCGAGGGCCACCTCGTGTGCGGCAAGTGCCGCAACTGCCTGGCCGGACGACGGCACCTGTGCCGCGCCACCGTCGGGCTCGGCGTCGGTCGCGACGGCGCGTTCGCCGAGTACGTCGTGCTGCCCGCGACCAACGTCTGGGTGCACCGCGTGCCCGTCGACCTCGACGTCGCCGCGATCTTCGACCCGTTCGGCAACGCCGTGCACACCGCCCTGTCCTTCCCGCTCGTCGGGGAGGACGTCCTGATCACCGGCGCCGGACCGATCGGCCTGATGGCCGCCGCCGTGGCCCGGCACGCCGGAGCCCGCCATGTCATGATCACCGACATCAGTGAGGAGCGTCTGGAACTCGCCCGCAAGATCGGCGTGAGCCTGGCGCTGAACGTGGGGGAGTCGGCCATCGCCGACGGGCAGCAGATCCTCGGCCTGCGCGAGGGATTCGACGTCGGCCTGGAGATGTCCGGCCGCCCCGAGGCGATGCGGGACATGATCGCCAACATGACCCACGGCGGCCGGATCGCGATGCTGGGCCTGCCGGCCGAGGAGTTCCCGGTCGACTGGGCCCGGATCGTCACCTCGATGATCACCCTCAAGGGCATCTACGGCCGGGAGATGTTCGAGACCTGGTACGCCATGTCGGTGCTGCTGGAGGGCGGCCTCGACCTCGCCCCCGTGATCACCGGCCGGTACTCCCACCGCGACTTCGAGGCGGCGTTCGAGGACGCGGCGAGCGGCCGCGGCGGCAAGATCATCCTCGACTGGACGTCCTGA
- a CDS encoding glycine C-acetyltransferase, translating into MFDSVRDDLRTTLDEIRAAGLHKPERVIGTPQSATVNVTAGGRPGEVLNFCANNYLGLADHPEVLAAAHEALDRWGYGMASVRFICGTQEVHKELEARLSAFLGQEDTILYSSCFDANGGVFETLLGPDDAVISDALNHASIIDGIRLSKARRFRYANRDMADLERQLKEATEGGARRKLIVTDGVFSMDGHVAPLDEICDLADRHDAMVMVDDSHAVGFVGSGGRGTPELHGVMDRVDILTGTLGKALGGASGGYVAARAEIVALLRQRSRPYLFSNTLAPVIAAASLKVLDLLESADDLRVRLGENTALFRRRMTAEGFDLLPGDHPIAPVMIGDASRAGRLAELLLERGVYVIGFSYPVVPEGQARIRVQLSAAHSTEDVNRAVDAFVAARAELDA; encoded by the coding sequence ATGTTCGACTCCGTGCGCGACGACCTCCGCACCACCCTCGACGAGATCCGCGCCGCCGGACTGCACAAGCCCGAGCGGGTGATCGGCACCCCGCAGTCCGCCACCGTGAACGTCACCGCGGGCGGCCGGCCCGGTGAGGTCCTCAACTTCTGCGCCAACAACTACCTCGGCCTCGCCGACCACCCCGAGGTGCTCGCCGCCGCCCACGAGGCCCTCGACCGCTGGGGCTACGGCATGGCCTCGGTGCGCTTCATCTGCGGCACGCAGGAGGTGCACAAGGAGCTGGAGGCCCGGCTGTCGGCGTTCCTCGGCCAGGAGGACACGATCCTCTACTCGTCCTGCTTCGACGCCAACGGCGGCGTGTTCGAGACACTGCTCGGCCCGGACGACGCGGTGATCTCCGACGCGCTCAACCACGCGTCGATCATCGACGGCATCCGGCTGTCCAAGGCCCGCCGCTTCCGCTACGCCAACCGTGACATGGCCGACCTGGAGCGCCAGTTGAAGGAGGCCACCGAGGGCGGGGCGCGGCGCAAGCTGATCGTCACCGACGGCGTCTTCTCCATGGACGGCCACGTCGCGCCGCTGGACGAGATCTGCGACCTCGCCGACCGCCACGACGCCATGGTCATGGTCGACGACTCGCACGCCGTGGGCTTCGTCGGGTCCGGCGGGCGCGGCACCCCCGAACTGCACGGCGTCATGGACCGCGTCGACATCCTCACCGGCACCCTCGGCAAGGCGCTCGGCGGTGCCTCCGGCGGCTATGTCGCCGCCCGCGCGGAGATCGTCGCCCTGCTGCGCCAGCGCTCCCGGCCGTACCTGTTCTCGAACACCCTCGCCCCGGTCATCGCGGCGGCCTCGCTGAAGGTCCTCGACCTGCTGGAGTCCGCGGACGACCTGAGGGTCCGGCTGGGCGAGAACACCGCCCTGTTCCGCCGCCGGATGACCGCCGAGGGCTTCGACCTCCTCCCCGGCGACCACCCCATCGCCCCGGTGATGATCGGCGACGCGTCCCGCGCGGGACGCCTGGCGGAGCTGCTGCTGGAACGCGGTGTGTACGTGATCGGCTTCTCCTACCCCGTGGTGCCCGAGGGACAGGCCCGGATCAGGGTCCAGCTGTCCGCGGCCCACTCCACCGAGGACGTGAACCGCGCGGTGGACGCCTTCGTGGCGGCGCGGGCGGAGCTCGACGCCTGA